From a region of the Nitrospira sp. genome:
- a CDS encoding CDP-alcohol phosphatidyltransferase family protein, which yields MSKSILQRRAEIQGLATAILLPSVGVFGGPIGQQVRDVGPLTSVVGVGLFQRTVLTLQRAGIRQLIVLSGSEEEQLKQALGKGPRLTIPVRWMPIREFPLDDPRTWEALAAEVHGFALVASVNSVFSRGLIERLRRDVQDGQAIVVSQAPPGQVDQLLVQCVRSKVQPGCPATFAPLRFDDPALRVADLVVVPASLMSIADQPASEKGTAPIRQWLEQAVVDGRVRVVSSEEKRGNWYQPVRTLADVHTAEKKLFSSLKGEFEGFVDRYFNRKISRWFTRLFLATGLSPNSITVLAGLIGLVAAAGFGMGTYSAGIVAALLFQLAAVIDCCDGEVARLTFTESPFGAWLDVVLDNIVHMAIFAGIAVGLYATHMGQTDDWVPLALGAAAVFGNGLSLVLAEKAHKIKAASGWRTPTHAAWADAILKNVASRDFSAALLAFALFDQLYWFLLFAVAGTWLFAGTVAWLIRPSAVSSLRP from the coding sequence ATGAGTAAGAGCATCCTTCAGAGGAGAGCCGAGATCCAAGGACTGGCGACGGCGATTCTGCTGCCATCTGTCGGGGTATTCGGCGGTCCGATCGGGCAACAGGTCCGCGACGTGGGACCTTTGACGAGCGTCGTAGGGGTCGGGCTCTTTCAACGGACCGTGCTCACGTTGCAACGGGCGGGGATTCGTCAGTTAATCGTCCTTTCCGGTTCTGAGGAGGAACAGCTGAAACAGGCGCTCGGCAAAGGGCCGCGTCTCACGATTCCCGTCCGATGGATGCCGATCCGCGAATTTCCTCTCGACGATCCTCGGACATGGGAAGCCTTGGCGGCCGAAGTGCATGGCTTTGCGTTGGTCGCGAGCGTCAATAGCGTGTTCTCTCGAGGGTTGATCGAGCGGTTGCGGCGTGACGTGCAGGACGGTCAAGCCATCGTGGTCTCTCAAGCCCCACCGGGGCAGGTCGATCAGCTCCTGGTGCAGTGCGTGCGATCGAAAGTCCAGCCCGGTTGCCCGGCCACCTTCGCCCCCCTCCGTTTCGACGATCCGGCCTTGCGTGTCGCTGATCTGGTGGTCGTGCCGGCAAGCCTGATGAGCATCGCCGATCAACCGGCGAGTGAGAAGGGGACCGCTCCGATCCGGCAGTGGCTTGAGCAGGCTGTTGTGGATGGTCGGGTGCGTGTCGTCTCGTCCGAAGAAAAACGGGGTAATTGGTATCAACCGGTCCGAACCCTGGCTGATGTCCACACAGCCGAAAAGAAGTTGTTCAGTTCGCTCAAGGGGGAATTTGAAGGGTTCGTCGATCGCTATTTCAATCGCAAGATCTCTCGCTGGTTCACGCGTCTGTTTCTTGCCACGGGGTTGTCGCCTAATTCCATCACGGTGCTCGCCGGATTAATCGGTCTGGTTGCTGCAGCTGGGTTTGGGATGGGTACGTACAGCGCCGGTATTGTGGCAGCCCTCCTGTTTCAATTGGCAGCCGTCATTGATTGCTGCGACGGTGAAGTCGCCCGATTGACCTTTACCGAGTCGCCCTTTGGTGCTTGGCTCGACGTTGTCTTGGACAACATCGTGCATATGGCGATTTTTGCTGGCATCGCCGTGGGACTCTACGCGACCCACATGGGACAAACAGACGACTGGGTTCCGCTCGCGCTAGGCGCCGCCGCCGTGTTCGGCAACGGCCTCTCGCTCGTACTTGCCGAAAAGGCGCACAAGATCAAAGCGGCGAGTGGGTGGAGAACCCCTACCCATGCAGCCTGGGCGGATGCCATCTTGAAAAATGTCGCCAGCCGCGATTTCTCAGCAGCCTTACTGGCCTTTGCGCTGTTCGATCAACTTTATTGGTTTCTGCTCTTTGCGGTAGCCGGCACATGGCTGTTTGCCGGCACCGTAGCATGGCTCATCCGTCCATCTGCAGTCTCATCCCTTCGACCATAA
- a CDS encoding phosphocholine cytidylyltransferase family protein gives MKAVILAAGVGKRLWEVTQHRPKCLIEIGGRSLLRRYLESLVSVGIRRAEIVVGYKQEMIRAAVERDACGVNVTFLVNEQFHRGSISSLWIARTALDDDTIVMDADVLFHPEILRRLVSSPSENALLMDETVKQTGEECMVVVAGGRVIALTKSLPEQYDYAGEGVGFLRVRHADTARVVSSLHGYIDRGSWDMEYEDALQQYFQDVRVGHERIGGLPWTEIDFIEDVRKAELEVLPRL, from the coding sequence ATCCTTGCAGCGGGAGTGGGAAAACGGCTGTGGGAGGTGACCCAACATCGCCCGAAATGCCTCATCGAGATCGGCGGACGGTCACTCCTGCGCCGGTACTTAGAGTCGCTGGTTTCCGTCGGCATTCGTCGGGCGGAGATTGTCGTAGGGTACAAGCAGGAGATGATTCGTGCGGCGGTTGAACGGGATGCCTGTGGCGTCAACGTTACCTTTCTGGTCAACGAGCAGTTTCACCGAGGCAGTATTTCCTCGCTGTGGATCGCACGAACCGCGCTCGACGACGACACTATCGTGATGGATGCCGACGTGCTGTTCCATCCGGAGATCCTACGGCGTCTGGTATCGTCACCCTCTGAGAATGCGTTGTTGATGGATGAGACGGTGAAGCAGACCGGAGAAGAATGCATGGTGGTCGTGGCGGGGGGGCGAGTTATTGCGCTGACAAAGAGCTTGCCGGAACAGTATGATTACGCCGGGGAAGGGGTTGGATTTCTTCGAGTTCGGCATGCCGACACGGCTCGCGTCGTCTCATCTCTCCATGGCTACATCGACAGAGGCTCGTGGGATATGGAGTACGAGGACGCGCTACAGCAGTATTTTCAGGACGTGCGGGTCGGTCATGAACGGATCGGAGGGTTGCCCTGGACCGAGATCGACTTCATCGAAGACGTAAGAAAAGCTGAATTGGAAGTTTTGCCAAGATTATGA